From the Pseudarthrobacter sp. MM222 genome, one window contains:
- a CDS encoding acyl-CoA dehydrogenase family protein, protein MSSAVENSAAENPSTELPRQGPATDSPAAEVPVPAAAIGSEATAAEARAITEAARETSWDRPSFAKGLYLGSFDLSLIHPWPEAPADDVERGEAFLARLTAYCRTMSGRKIERNALIPDEYLKGLAELGVFGMKIPRDYGGLGLSLVYYGRALALLGSVHPSLGALLSAHQSIGVPEPVKVFGTPEQKAKYLPRCASGAITAFLLTEPDVGSDPARMGSTALPSDDGESYLLNGVKLWTTNGVIAELVVVMAVVPAHTDADGTAHKGGISAFVVEMDSPGITVENRNAFMGLRGIENGVTRFHQVRVPAANRLGREGQGLKIALTTLNTGRLSIPALCVASGRWSLKIAREWSNARTQWGRPVGQHEAVGKKIAFIAASAFALDAVFELCAEMADAGQKDVRIEAALAKLWCTEISCRVADELVQIRGGRGFETADSLEARGERAVPAEQQVRDLRINRIFEGSSEIMRLLIAREAVDAHLAAAGDLASADATLSDKARAAVGASGFYAKWLPKLVAGAGMDPRSYSDFGRLAKQLRFVERSSRRLARQTFYGMGCWQAGLEHKQAFLGRIVDIGAELFAMAACCSRAEMLLRTAPERAASAFELAEAYCEQARVRVDEYFDQLWRNTDDVDHILSRKVLNGDYTWLEAGVLDQSEGTGPWIADAGPRASDKENLHRNYR, encoded by the coding sequence ATGAGCTCCGCCGTCGAAAATTCAGCCGCTGAAAACCCTTCAACTGAACTTCCCCGCCAGGGCCCCGCTACCGACAGTCCCGCCGCTGAGGTGCCGGTCCCCGCGGCTGCGATCGGGTCGGAGGCCACCGCGGCCGAGGCGCGGGCCATCACCGAAGCCGCCCGTGAGACCAGCTGGGACAGGCCCAGCTTCGCCAAGGGACTCTACCTCGGCAGCTTTGATCTGAGCCTGATCCACCCGTGGCCGGAAGCGCCCGCGGACGACGTCGAACGCGGCGAGGCGTTCCTGGCCCGCCTGACGGCCTACTGCCGGACCATGTCCGGCCGTAAAATCGAGCGTAATGCGCTGATCCCCGACGAGTATCTCAAAGGCCTCGCGGAGCTGGGCGTCTTTGGCATGAAAATCCCCCGCGACTACGGCGGCCTGGGCCTCTCGCTGGTCTACTACGGCCGTGCGCTGGCGTTGCTGGGCTCGGTGCATCCCAGTCTTGGCGCCCTGCTCTCCGCCCACCAGTCCATCGGCGTCCCGGAGCCAGTGAAGGTCTTCGGCACGCCCGAACAGAAGGCGAAGTACCTGCCGCGCTGCGCCTCCGGCGCCATCACCGCATTCCTGCTGACCGAACCCGACGTCGGCAGCGATCCGGCCCGGATGGGCAGCACGGCCCTCCCCTCGGACGACGGCGAGTCGTATCTGCTGAACGGCGTGAAACTGTGGACCACAAACGGCGTAATCGCCGAGCTCGTCGTCGTCATGGCGGTCGTTCCGGCCCACACCGACGCCGACGGCACGGCTCACAAGGGCGGCATCAGCGCCTTTGTGGTGGAGATGGATTCTCCCGGCATCACCGTGGAAAACCGCAACGCCTTCATGGGGCTGCGGGGCATCGAGAACGGCGTGACGCGGTTCCATCAGGTCCGCGTCCCGGCGGCCAACCGGTTGGGACGCGAGGGCCAGGGGTTGAAGATTGCCCTGACCACGTTGAATACCGGCAGGCTCTCGATTCCTGCCCTGTGCGTTGCCTCCGGACGGTGGAGCCTGAAGATCGCCCGGGAATGGTCCAACGCCCGCACCCAGTGGGGCCGGCCGGTCGGCCAGCACGAGGCGGTGGGCAAAAAGATCGCGTTTATCGCCGCCAGCGCCTTCGCCCTGGACGCCGTGTTCGAACTGTGCGCCGAGATGGCCGACGCCGGGCAGAAGGACGTCCGGATCGAGGCTGCCCTTGCCAAGTTGTGGTGCACCGAAATCAGCTGCCGGGTCGCAGATGAACTGGTGCAGATCCGCGGTGGGCGCGGCTTCGAGACGGCTGACTCGCTCGAAGCCCGCGGCGAGCGCGCCGTCCCTGCCGAACAGCAGGTCCGGGACCTGCGGATCAACAGGATCTTTGAGGGGTCCTCGGAAATCATGAGGCTGCTGATCGCGCGTGAAGCCGTGGACGCGCACCTCGCGGCGGCAGGCGACCTCGCTTCGGCCGATGCGACCCTGTCGGACAAGGCAAGGGCCGCCGTCGGCGCCTCCGGGTTCTATGCAAAGTGGCTGCCCAAGCTTGTGGCCGGGGCGGGCATGGATCCGCGGTCCTACAGCGACTTCGGCCGGCTGGCGAAGCAGCTGCGCTTCGTTGAGCGGTCCTCCCGCCGGCTGGCCCGGCAGACCTTCTACGGCATGGGCTGCTGGCAGGCCGGGCTCGAGCACAAGCAGGCGTTCCTGGGCCGGATCGTGGATATCGGGGCCGAGCTGTTTGCGATGGCTGCGTGCTGCTCACGGGCGGAGATGCTGTTGCGCACCGCGCCGGAACGGGCAGCGTCAGCCTTCGAGCTCGCGGAGGCCTACTGCGAGCAGGCCCGCGTGCGGGTGGACGAGTACTTTGACCAGCTGTGGCGGAACACGGACGACGTCGACCACATCCTCTCCCGTAAGGTGCTCAACGGCGACTACACCTGGCTCGAGGCCGGCGTACTGGACCAGTCCGAGGGGACCGGGCCGTGGATTGCCGACGCCGGCCCGCGCGCCTCCGACAAGGAGAACCTGCACCGGAACTACCGCTGA
- a CDS encoding DUF3375 domain-containing protein, translating to MFRSALSSADAISARLRDLELLTKGPAWALTRSAPWVIAVLQASFSRTRPQLPLEQFHADVDAFLEQLRRQAPGAGEQLGGSASGALSGKKYADEWTRKNFLTRRNQSGQIVYEVTEPAARVLAFLDSLSSERSTLNGSRLGTLLGDVEKLANETNPDQSARLESLEEEIGERRQLIEDISSGDFDGVLDDDEAVEAAGNILDLAASLPADYKKMRDRIEELVGELRNQIIEESLSKGATMAQVLDADKRLRQSPEGRTFRSFTAFLEDPQQQLRFRSAIGEVLSRQFADDLSQEERETLKNLVAELRSQHSQIQRIYGKLSESLNTYVQSDDFRQSVRLRKVLREAEQAIRSLPYERERPGLVRGPVLFNAGFESLSMVKLFDPDEFAAPPKLADPIAFSDSDRVRSPRTGKADPAAIRAAFAGASSLAEAWAQLPDEEQHINSIRALLSHALHAGAGFDREAWDTLDFEQIDGSMRTAYLPVVTLKKD from the coding sequence GTGTTCCGCTCCGCCCTGTCGTCGGCCGACGCGATCAGCGCCCGCCTCCGCGACCTCGAGCTCCTCACCAAGGGTCCTGCCTGGGCGCTTACCCGCTCCGCTCCCTGGGTGATTGCCGTGCTGCAGGCCTCCTTCTCGCGCACCCGCCCCCAGCTTCCGCTCGAGCAGTTCCATGCCGACGTCGACGCCTTCCTCGAACAGCTCCGCCGGCAGGCGCCCGGAGCGGGGGAGCAGCTGGGCGGATCCGCCAGCGGTGCGCTGTCCGGAAAAAAATATGCCGACGAATGGACCCGGAAGAACTTCCTGACCCGGCGCAACCAGTCCGGGCAGATCGTTTACGAAGTCACCGAGCCCGCGGCCCGCGTCCTCGCTTTCCTGGACAGCCTCTCCAGTGAGCGTTCCACCCTCAACGGGTCCCGGCTCGGGACGCTCCTGGGTGACGTGGAAAAGCTCGCCAATGAGACGAACCCGGACCAGAGCGCCCGGTTGGAGTCCCTCGAGGAGGAGATCGGCGAACGGCGTCAGCTCATCGAGGACATCAGCTCCGGGGACTTCGACGGCGTGCTCGACGACGACGAGGCCGTGGAGGCAGCCGGCAACATCCTGGACCTCGCGGCCAGCCTTCCGGCCGACTACAAGAAAATGCGCGACCGGATCGAAGAGCTGGTCGGCGAGCTCCGCAACCAGATCATCGAGGAGTCGCTGAGCAAGGGCGCCACCATGGCTCAAGTGCTGGACGCGGACAAGCGGCTCCGGCAAAGCCCCGAGGGGCGGACGTTCCGGTCCTTCACCGCGTTCCTTGAGGACCCGCAGCAGCAGTTGCGTTTCCGCTCGGCGATCGGCGAGGTGCTCAGCCGGCAGTTTGCCGATGATCTCAGTCAGGAGGAACGCGAGACGCTGAAAAACCTCGTGGCCGAACTCCGCAGCCAACACAGCCAGATCCAGCGCATTTACGGCAAGCTCAGCGAAAGCCTCAATACCTACGTCCAGAGCGATGACTTCCGCCAGTCGGTCCGGCTCCGGAAGGTCCTGCGCGAAGCTGAGCAGGCCATCCGCTCCCTGCCCTACGAACGCGAACGCCCGGGCCTGGTCCGCGGCCCGGTGCTGTTCAACGCCGGTTTCGAATCCCTGTCCATGGTCAAGCTCTTCGACCCGGATGAGTTCGCGGCCCCGCCGAAACTCGCGGACCCCATCGCGTTCAGCGACTCGGACCGGGTGCGGTCGCCCAGAACCGGAAAAGCCGATCCTGCGGCAATCCGGGCCGCGTTTGCCGGGGCCTCGTCCCTGGCCGAGGCCTGGGCCCAGCTGCCGGACGAAGAACAGCACATCAACTCCATCCGCGCGCTGCTCTCGCACGCGCTCCATGCGGGCGCCGGCTTCGACCGCGAGGCCTGGGACACCCTCGACTTCGAACAGATCGACGGATCCATGCGCACTGCGTACCTGCCCGTGGTCACGCTCAAGAAGGACTGA
- a CDS encoding PepSY domain-containing protein: MRKKTMLLTGAAAAAVILGGATVAVAANSLATDDQALSGTELQQASDAALAKAGGGTVLKAETDDGAYEVDVQRPDGTKVEVEVDRSFQVATVDGADDDDSNLPALSAADRDQAANAALARVGQGTVSEVERENEGGAAYEVEVRLPDGSQVEVEVGADFQVLRQDAPEFDDD; encoded by the coding sequence ATGCGCAAGAAAACCATGCTGCTCACCGGGGCGGCGGCGGCCGCCGTAATCCTGGGCGGGGCGACGGTGGCGGTCGCTGCGAACTCCCTGGCCACTGATGACCAGGCTCTGAGCGGGACCGAATTGCAGCAGGCCAGCGATGCCGCTCTCGCGAAAGCCGGCGGTGGAACTGTACTCAAAGCGGAGACCGACGACGGCGCCTATGAGGTTGACGTCCAGCGCCCGGATGGCACCAAGGTGGAGGTCGAAGTGGACCGTTCCTTCCAGGTGGCAACGGTCGACGGAGCCGACGACGACGATTCCAACCTGCCTGCCCTCAGCGCCGCTGACCGGGACCAGGCCGCGAACGCCGCCCTCGCCAGAGTAGGGCAGGGCACCGTGAGCGAAGTGGAACGGGAGAACGAGGGGGGCGCCGCCTACGAGGTGGAGGTCCGGCTTCCGGACGGTTCCCAGGTTGAGGTGGAGGTCGGCGCGGACTTCCAGGTCCTGCGCCAGGACGCCCCCGAATTCGACGACGACTGA
- a CDS encoding SDR family oxidoreductase: protein MASSPELAVTGSTGYLGGLVARELAAAGSPQRLLVRDPGRAPELEGAVPLVFTYADPVRAKAVLQGVKTLFMVSAAEAEDRLQQHYTFVDAAAGAGVRHIVYTSFFGAAPDSVFTLGRDHYATEERIKASGMDYTFLRDNFYLDFLPLLAGEDGVIRGPAGDGVVAAVARADVARSAVTVLRDPALHVGRTYDLTGPEDLSLARAAELLTAGTGRTITFRNETLEEAYSSRASFGAPPWQVDAWVSTYTAIAAGDLAGPTSAVHELTGREPLSLAQFLAESHTI, encoded by the coding sequence GTGGCATCTTCTCCTGAACTCGCCGTCACCGGTTCCACCGGGTACCTGGGCGGGCTGGTGGCCCGGGAATTGGCCGCCGCCGGCAGCCCGCAGCGGTTGCTGGTGCGCGACCCGGGCCGCGCACCGGAGCTGGAGGGTGCGGTTCCACTGGTCTTCACCTACGCCGACCCGGTCCGGGCAAAGGCCGTCCTGCAGGGCGTCAAGACCCTCTTCATGGTCTCCGCCGCTGAAGCCGAAGACCGTCTGCAGCAGCACTATACGTTTGTGGACGCGGCCGCCGGCGCAGGCGTGCGGCACATTGTGTACACCTCCTTCTTTGGGGCGGCGCCCGACTCGGTTTTCACCCTTGGCCGGGACCACTACGCCACGGAGGAACGCATCAAGGCGTCCGGCATGGACTACACCTTCCTGCGGGACAACTTCTATCTGGATTTCCTGCCGCTTTTGGCCGGGGAAGACGGCGTCATCCGCGGACCCGCCGGGGACGGCGTGGTGGCCGCCGTCGCGCGGGCCGACGTCGCCCGCTCCGCGGTTACGGTGCTCCGGGACCCAGCCCTGCACGTAGGCCGCACCTACGACCTCACCGGCCCGGAAGACCTCTCGTTGGCGCGGGCCGCGGAACTCCTGACAGCAGGAACCGGCAGGACCATCACCTTCCGGAACGAGACGCTTGAGGAGGCCTACTCCTCCCGGGCCTCGTTCGGTGCGCCGCCGTGGCAGGTGGACGCCTGGGTGAGCACCTATACCGCTATCGCCGCCGGAGACCTCGCCGGGCCGACGTCGGCCGTGCACGAACTCACAGGGCGGGAACCATTGAGCCTGGCACAGTTCCTGGCCGAGTCCCACACCATCTAG
- a CDS encoding aldo/keto reductase family protein: MEFRYLGNSGFKISEITFGNWLTHGSQVENDVATQCVRAALDAGISTFDTADVYANTAAETVLGKALKDERRQSLEIFTKVFGPTGPKGHNDLGLSRKHIMESIDGSLTRLQTDYVDLYQAHRYDHETPLEETMQAFADIVRQGKALYIGVSEWTSSQLRAGHALAKDLGFQLISNQPQYSMLWRVIEAEVVPASQELGISQIVWSPIAQGVLSGKYHPGKPAPEGSRATDTRGGSKMIERWMSNEVLTGVQQLKPIAEEAGLTMAQLSIAWVLQNKNVASAIMGASRPEQIEKNVAAAGVKLDAVIIDKIDAAIGSLAERDPAQTKSPASREA; the protein is encoded by the coding sequence ATGGAATTCAGATACCTCGGGAACAGCGGCTTCAAGATTTCGGAAATCACCTTCGGCAACTGGCTCACGCACGGTTCCCAAGTGGAGAATGACGTCGCCACCCAATGCGTCCGGGCAGCCCTCGACGCCGGTATCAGTACTTTTGACACCGCTGACGTTTACGCCAACACCGCGGCGGAGACCGTCCTGGGCAAAGCGCTCAAGGACGAAAGGCGTCAGTCGCTGGAGATCTTCACAAAGGTCTTCGGCCCCACCGGGCCCAAGGGCCACAACGACCTGGGCCTGTCCCGAAAACACATCATGGAGTCCATCGACGGCTCGCTGACCAGGCTGCAGACCGACTACGTGGATCTGTATCAGGCCCACCGTTACGACCACGAGACACCACTGGAGGAGACCATGCAGGCCTTCGCCGACATCGTGCGGCAGGGCAAGGCGCTCTACATCGGCGTCAGCGAGTGGACGTCCAGCCAGCTCCGCGCCGGCCATGCCCTGGCGAAGGACCTGGGCTTCCAGTTGATCTCCAACCAGCCGCAGTACTCGATGCTGTGGCGCGTCATCGAGGCTGAAGTGGTTCCCGCCTCCCAGGAGCTGGGCATCTCCCAGATCGTCTGGTCCCCGATAGCGCAGGGCGTTCTGAGCGGCAAGTACCATCCGGGCAAGCCAGCCCCTGAAGGCAGCCGTGCCACCGACACCAGGGGCGGCTCGAAGATGATCGAGCGCTGGATGTCGAACGAGGTCCTCACCGGCGTGCAGCAGCTGAAGCCCATCGCCGAGGAGGCCGGGCTGACGATGGCCCAGCTGAGCATCGCCTGGGTGCTGCAGAACAAGAACGTGGCCTCCGCCATCATGGGGGCCTCGCGCCCCGAGCAGATCGAAAAGAACGTCGCCGCCGCGGGTGTGAAGCTGGACGCGGTAATCATAGACAAGATCGACGCCGCCATCGGCTCTCTGGCCGAGCGCGACCCGGCCCAGACCAAGTCGCCCGCCTCACGGGAGGCCTAG
- a CDS encoding TIGR04086 family membrane protein, whose protein sequence is MSSTVGPEDRTPRRGEDGTPSSDSRIHDARESAERQDTARQDAVSSEPIRDEPARSGRTDDTRAFPATPAAGAPTSRMDTPVRGKKASRWGRDHSSRPGVVAEEIPTRQSVVARQKEQFGGIQIGAAFFGWLAATGMAVLLTALVAAAGTAVGLATNTDVNEAVSNGNQTVGLVGVIALLVILFVAYYCGGYVAGRMARFNGAKQGFMVWGWAIIAAVIVAILGLVAGQQFNILANLNSFPRIPVNEGQLNTMSIVAAVVVAVVALIGAVLGGLAGMHFHRKVDRAGFTPADTATDH, encoded by the coding sequence ATGAGCAGCACAGTAGGCCCCGAAGATCGAACGCCACGCCGCGGCGAGGACGGGACGCCCTCCTCCGACTCCAGGATTCACGACGCACGCGAGTCCGCCGAGCGGCAGGACACTGCGCGGCAGGACGCCGTCAGCAGCGAGCCCATCAGGGATGAACCCGCCCGCAGCGGCCGCACGGACGACACCCGCGCCTTCCCCGCCACCCCGGCGGCCGGCGCCCCAACATCCCGGATGGACACCCCCGTCCGCGGTAAGAAGGCGTCGCGCTGGGGCCGGGACCACAGTTCACGGCCGGGTGTTGTCGCCGAGGAGATTCCCACCCGGCAGAGCGTGGTGGCCCGCCAGAAGGAGCAGTTCGGCGGCATCCAAATCGGCGCGGCGTTCTTTGGGTGGCTCGCCGCCACCGGGATGGCCGTGCTGTTGACAGCACTCGTCGCCGCGGCCGGAACGGCCGTCGGGCTCGCCACCAATACCGATGTCAACGAAGCGGTTAGCAACGGCAACCAGACTGTCGGGCTTGTCGGCGTCATAGCCCTGCTGGTCATCCTGTTCGTGGCCTACTACTGCGGCGGTTACGTCGCCGGGCGGATGGCGCGCTTCAACGGCGCCAAGCAGGGCTTCATGGTCTGGGGCTGGGCCATCATCGCCGCCGTCATTGTGGCGATTCTCGGTCTCGTGGCAGGCCAGCAATTCAACATCCTGGCCAATCTGAACAGCTTCCCCAGGATCCCGGTCAACGAGGGCCAACTCAACACCATGAGCATCGTCGCCGCCGTCGTGGTTGCCGTGGTGGCCCTGATCGGTGCCGTGCTGGGCGGACTGGCCGGCATGCACTTCCACCGCAAGGTGGACCGGGCGGGCTTCACTCCGGCGGACACGGCCACGGACCACTAG
- a CDS encoding ATP-binding protein, giving the protein MSIATMLPMGELTNPGQMRLALVQVVNWGTFHGAHTMHVDRNGTLLTGNSGVGKSTLFDAMLRVFDARPRSNEAAAQRAGGAVEDKRTTFTYMRGKVGDKAVGEGSASAFQRPGATWSAVALTFDNAAGTRVTVSALFDLPKNGTESSVGRYYLIDNKPLDLTAIEGVAEKRFTKSVLDAIFPDAQVFDVHKAFAERFRRLLGINSDQALPLLRVIQAGKGLGGSVNTFFRDQVLDAPATLSAADDVVEEFSNLMSIRQRLEDVRQQRDQLAPVPALNKEYAQSLLDANRLRDLAGEEFEAYKQQLAVTVHEKTLARLKDLAQAKAKELGAERGIRDGLAKELRQLETDYNNQGGNAISAIEQSLENARVGLKLRQQVEESARQALSDAGLELEWTAAGWEQAHAHAAARSAELADDSEALKELRFEAFDGHATKKRELAAAQQELVSLKTRKSLLPPSSIENRSAIAAATGIAEENMPFGGELIDLAEGQDRWRPAAERALRSLATTLLVPGEHFAAVTRYLNDHSVRGALRAVDVSKPLAGGALAVEDAADTDLLRKLDILTTGPAGEAGEWIRERIALDFAYPCVEDPDELSRLDKGLSLGGVVKRNRHTVEKDDRFTSRQDYVLGFDNASKLDLVAGQVEDLQQDLAKAAELAQSREESHQGMTRQLEALRRVAEDHRPWEQVSAAVAAEDLARIEQRLRDALAAQADLEPLRGNIEAARHKHQSSTEAAAVLQSEYKALDSRLTAADALLDAARGRLAQSPPSDATVAALEPYFAGFGDVLEMHELDNLANQVRTRLLAELHTAESGGQATSERLTRIFEGFVREWGTAISADHGTSIGAAGEFESRYHAIVSDGLPAQELEFRAFFNQRTHESFSTLLHLLDEERRSITTRILPLNGILSEVNFHEGSFLELDIKQTLPATAKQFKDAIQNALKIRHTRPVKAGTAETDDDAELTSRYKSLETLVKRLSSQTPEDRRWRAEVLDVRGHLFIQCKEHREVEGTGAKGAGKGSKKTEVFMHADTGSMSGGERQRFTAFIMAAALSYQLGIAEQGFTTYGTVMMDEAFVLASEEFAGAGIKALHEFGFQLLLAAPENVIDLSRHLGSVTEILRDKRTNRSGVLTAPVIGPRAGIEGSWRSEANPVDIVLR; this is encoded by the coding sequence ATGAGCATCGCAACCATGCTGCCGATGGGCGAGCTGACGAACCCGGGCCAGATGCGCCTCGCCCTCGTGCAGGTAGTCAATTGGGGCACATTCCATGGCGCGCACACGATGCACGTGGACCGCAACGGCACGCTGTTGACCGGCAATTCCGGCGTCGGCAAGTCCACGCTGTTCGACGCGATGCTCCGGGTCTTTGACGCCCGTCCCCGCTCCAACGAGGCGGCGGCGCAGCGGGCCGGAGGCGCTGTCGAGGACAAGCGGACCACCTTCACGTACATGCGCGGCAAGGTGGGGGACAAGGCGGTCGGCGAGGGCTCGGCGAGTGCCTTCCAGCGTCCCGGCGCCACCTGGTCGGCCGTGGCGCTGACCTTCGATAACGCCGCCGGCACCCGGGTGACGGTTTCGGCGCTGTTCGACCTGCCGAAGAACGGCACGGAGTCCAGCGTCGGGCGGTACTACCTGATCGACAACAAGCCGTTGGATCTCACCGCGATCGAGGGCGTTGCGGAGAAGCGGTTCACCAAGTCGGTCCTGGACGCCATCTTCCCGGATGCCCAGGTCTTCGACGTGCACAAGGCCTTCGCGGAGCGCTTCCGCCGGTTGCTGGGCATCAATTCGGACCAGGCCCTGCCGCTGCTGCGCGTCATCCAGGCCGGCAAGGGCCTGGGCGGCAGCGTCAACACCTTCTTCCGCGACCAGGTCCTGGATGCCCCCGCCACGCTGTCCGCCGCGGACGACGTCGTCGAGGAATTCAGCAACCTGATGTCCATCCGGCAGCGCCTTGAGGACGTCCGGCAGCAGCGGGACCAGCTGGCCCCGGTGCCCGCTCTGAACAAGGAGTACGCCCAGTCCCTGCTGGATGCCAACCGGCTGCGGGACCTTGCCGGGGAGGAATTCGAGGCCTACAAGCAGCAGCTGGCCGTCACCGTGCATGAGAAGACGCTCGCCCGGCTCAAGGACCTGGCCCAGGCGAAGGCAAAGGAGCTGGGGGCCGAACGGGGCATCCGGGACGGCCTGGCCAAGGAGCTCCGCCAGCTCGAAACCGACTACAACAACCAGGGCGGCAACGCGATCTCCGCGATCGAGCAGTCGCTGGAGAACGCGCGGGTGGGGCTCAAACTCCGCCAGCAGGTGGAGGAATCGGCGCGCCAGGCGCTCTCCGACGCCGGCCTGGAACTGGAGTGGACGGCAGCCGGCTGGGAGCAGGCGCACGCACACGCGGCCGCCCGCTCGGCTGAGCTGGCCGACGACTCGGAAGCGCTCAAGGAGCTGCGTTTTGAGGCCTTCGACGGCCACGCCACCAAAAAACGTGAGTTGGCAGCAGCCCAGCAGGAGCTCGTCTCGCTGAAGACGCGCAAGTCCCTGCTGCCGCCGTCGAGCATCGAGAACCGCAGCGCCATCGCGGCCGCCACGGGGATTGCCGAAGAAAACATGCCCTTCGGCGGCGAGCTGATCGATCTTGCCGAGGGGCAGGATCGGTGGCGGCCTGCCGCCGAGCGCGCGCTGCGCAGCCTCGCCACCACGCTGCTGGTCCCGGGCGAGCACTTCGCCGCGGTCACCCGGTATCTCAACGACCATTCGGTCCGGGGCGCCCTGCGCGCGGTGGACGTCTCGAAGCCGCTCGCCGGGGGCGCGCTGGCCGTCGAGGACGCGGCGGACACGGATCTTCTGCGCAAGTTGGACATCCTCACCACGGGACCGGCGGGGGAGGCCGGCGAGTGGATCCGCGAACGGATCGCCCTGGACTTTGCCTACCCGTGTGTCGAGGACCCGGATGAGCTCTCCCGCCTGGACAAGGGCCTGAGCCTGGGCGGTGTGGTCAAGCGCAACCGCCACACCGTGGAAAAGGATGACCGCTTCACGTCCCGCCAGGACTATGTCCTCGGCTTCGACAACGCCTCCAAACTTGATCTGGTGGCCGGACAGGTCGAGGACCTGCAGCAGGACCTGGCCAAGGCCGCCGAGTTGGCGCAGAGCCGGGAGGAATCGCATCAGGGGATGACCCGGCAGCTCGAAGCCCTCCGCCGGGTGGCCGAGGACCACCGGCCGTGGGAGCAGGTCTCGGCCGCCGTGGCCGCGGAGGACCTCGCCCGGATCGAGCAGCGGCTCAGGGATGCCCTCGCAGCGCAGGCCGACCTGGAGCCCCTGCGCGGAAATATCGAAGCCGCGCGGCACAAACACCAGTCCAGCACCGAGGCCGCGGCTGTGCTGCAGAGCGAGTACAAGGCGCTCGATTCGCGGCTCACGGCTGCAGACGCGCTGTTGGACGCCGCGCGCGGCCGGCTGGCACAGTCGCCGCCGTCGGACGCCACCGTGGCCGCGCTGGAACCGTACTTCGCCGGCTTCGGCGACGTCCTGGAGATGCATGAACTGGACAATCTCGCCAACCAGGTCCGGACCCGGCTCCTTGCCGAACTGCACACGGCGGAGTCCGGCGGACAGGCCACCTCGGAGCGGCTCACCCGCATCTTTGAGGGCTTCGTCCGCGAATGGGGAACCGCGATTTCGGCGGACCACGGAACGTCCATCGGGGCCGCAGGGGAGTTCGAGTCCCGCTACCACGCCATTGTCAGCGACGGGCTGCCGGCGCAAGAGCTCGAGTTCCGCGCGTTCTTCAACCAACGTACGCACGAGTCCTTCAGCACCCTGCTGCATCTGCTGGACGAGGAGCGCCGCTCCATCACCACCCGCATCCTCCCGCTCAACGGCATCCTGTCCGAGGTGAACTTCCACGAGGGCAGCTTCCTGGAACTCGACATCAAGCAGACCCTTCCCGCCACGGCCAAGCAGTTCAAGGACGCCATCCAGAACGCGCTCAAAATCCGGCACACGCGCCCCGTCAAGGCCGGCACTGCGGAGACTGACGACGACGCCGAGCTCACCAGCCGTTACAAATCGCTCGAAACGCTGGTCAAGCGGCTGAGCTCGCAGACGCCGGAGGACCGCCGGTGGCGTGCGGAAGTGCTGGACGTCCGCGGACACCTGTTCATCCAGTGCAAGGAGCACCGCGAGGTGGAGGGCACCGGCGCCAAGGGTGCAGGAAAGGGCTCCAAGAAGACCGAGGTGTTCATGCACGCGGATACCGGTTCCATGTCCGGCGGCGAGCGGCAGCGGTTCACCGCGTTCATCATGGCGGCAGCGTTGAGCTACCAGCTGGGCATTGCCGAACAGGGCTTCACCACTTACGGGACCGTGATGATGGACGAGGCGTTCGTCCTCGCGTCGGAGGAATTTGCCGGTGCCGGTATCAAGGCGCTGCATGAGTTTGGGTTCCAGTTGCTGCTGGCCGCCCCGGAGAACGTGATCGACCTGTCCCGGCATCTGGGCTCGGTCACGGAGA
- a CDS encoding YchJ family protein, translated as MTHAASPTPGPAVPPDRAPFEGNCPCLSGEQYGDCCGRFHRGEAQAPTAEQLMRSRYSAFVVLDAAYLLRTWHPDTRPAELTLDEGIQWRRLDIVSTSRGGPMDREGTVEFKAHFRHDGVRDVHSEASRFLRVDRRWYYLEALWVA; from the coding sequence GTGACCCACGCCGCTTCGCCCACGCCCGGTCCGGCCGTCCCCCCGGACCGCGCGCCGTTTGAGGGGAACTGCCCGTGCCTTTCGGGGGAGCAGTACGGCGATTGCTGCGGCCGGTTCCACCGTGGCGAGGCCCAGGCTCCGACGGCGGAACAGCTCATGCGTTCTAGATACAGTGCCTTCGTCGTGTTGGACGCCGCGTATCTGCTGCGGACCTGGCATCCGGACACCCGTCCGGCCGAGCTCACGCTGGACGAGGGGATACAGTGGCGTCGGCTGGACATCGTCTCCACCAGCCGCGGGGGCCCGATGGACCGGGAAGGAACCGTGGAGTTCAAGGCCCATTTCCGGCACGACGGCGTACGCGACGTCCACTCCGAAGCAAGCCGTTTCCTGCGGGTGGACCGCCGCTGGTACTACCTCGAGGCCCTCTGGGTAGCCTGA